Genomic window (Flavobacteriales bacterium):
CCATGACCGGTCCCGGCCACACCGCCAATGTTGATCGGCCACATGCCCCAGCGCCCCACCTTTCGCAAGCACGAACGCCTTACCGGCCGCGACCGTTTGAAATTAGTGGCCACTACCGGCAAGGTGGTCAAGGTCCATCCCTTTCGCCTCGTTGGCCTGTTGATGCCCTTGGACACCATTGCCCCGGCGCAGGTGGCCTTCGCCATCCCCAAACGGCATGTGAAATTGGCCGTGGACCGCAACCGCCAGCGCCGGCTCATGCGCGAGGCCTACCGGCTCAACAAGCAAACGTGGTACGAGCAGCTGACCGCCAAGAACAGCCAATGTGCCTGGCTCCTGATCTTCCAAGGGAGCAGCCCGCTGCCCTGGGAGGAGACCCGGGAGAAAATAACGCGCATCTTCGACCGTTGGACCCAGGAACATGTCGGCGCTGATCCGTAAGTTGTTCATCGCGCTCATCCGCCTCTACCAAGGAATGATCTCCCCGTTGCTCCCCGGTTCCTGCCGCTACACCCCCACCTGCTCCGACTACGGGGTGCAGGCACTGCGCAAACATGGCCCGTGGCGCGGCGGCCTGCTCACGTTGAAGCGCTTCCTATCTTGCAATCCGTGGGGAGGCCACGGCCACGACCCCGTTCCCTGATAACGATACTGTACATGAAGAACCCGTTCAATTCCTGGAAGAAACCCGCCATCATACTGGCCGTCGCGGCGGGCGGGGCGTTCACCATCGCCGCGGGCGACAATTACTTCGAGGTGGGCAAGAACCTGGAGATCTTCAATGAGCTCTACAAGAACATCAACATCTATTACGTGGACGATGTCAACCCCGGCGAGCTGATCGATACGGGGATCGACGCGATGCTCGAAAGCCTCGACCCCTACACCCAGTACATCGCCGAGAGCGACATGGAGGATTACCGCATCATGACCACCGGGCAGTACGGCGGCATCGGGGCCATGATCCGCAAGAAGGACGACGGGGTGATGGTGAGCGAACCCTACGAGGGCTACCCGGCGATGACCAACGGTATCAAGGCAGGCGACCTGATCCTGAAAGTGGACGGGCGCGATACCAAGGGCATGGACACCGAGGACGTGAGCAAGCTGCTGAAGGGACAGGCCGGCACCAAGGTGAACATCGTCACCAGCCGCGATGGGCAGGCGCCGGAGGACCATGCGTTGACACGGGAGGAGATCAAGATCCCGGACGTGCCATACAGTGGCTTTATTGACCAAGGGAACAAGGTGGGTTATATCAAGCTCAACAGTTTTACCCAGACCGCCGGGCAGGAGGTCCGCAAAGCCTTCACCGAGCTCAAGGAGCAAGGCGCCCAAAAGATGGTGCTGGACCTTCGCGGCAATGGCGGCGGGCTGCTCCGCGAAGCGATCAACATCGTGAACATCTGGGTGCCGAAGGGGCTGACCGTGGTGGAGACCAAGGGCAAGATCTCCGAGTGGGACAAGACCTACAAGACCTTGAGCGAGCCCTTGGACAAGGAGATGCCCTTGGTGGTCCTGGTGGATACCGGCTCGGCTTCCGCCAGCGAGATCGTCACTGGTGCGCTACAGGATCTGGACCGCGCTGTGATCGTGGGCCACCGCACCTATGGGAAAGGCCTCGTGCAACAGACACGGGACCTTTTCTACAACAGCAAGCTGAAGGTGACCGTGGCGAAGTACTACATCCCCAGCGGCCGTTGCATTCAAAAGGTCGATTATGCCCACCATGACAAGGAGGGCAAAGCGGTCATCAAGGCGGACTCCACCATCCTCGCGTTCAAGACCGCCGATGGCCGGCCGGTGTATGACGGGCGCGGCATCGCTCCGGACATCGCAGTGGACCTGCCCCCACTGCCCAAGATCGTGGGCGGGCTTTACCAGGCGGACCTCTTCTTCGACTTCGCCAACCAGTACCAGTGGACGCATGATTCCATCCCGCCGCCGGAGCGGTTCACCATCACCGAGGATATCTACCAGCAGTTCCTCACTTTCGTGAAGGACAAGAAATTCGAGTACCACACCGAGAGCTTGGACGACCTGGACAAGCTGGTGGCGAATGCGAAGAAGGAGCGGTACTACGAGCATTCCAAGGACGCTATAGATGCGTTGCGCACCCGGTTGGACCCGGACCGCGCGGAGGAACTCGAACGGTTCCGGCCGGAGATCGAGGAGGTGCTCAAGAGTGAACTGGTGGGCCGCTACTACTACCAGACCGGCCGGGCCAAAGCGATGCTGGGCTCCGACCCTGCGGTGAAAGAGGCGCTCACCGTGATCAACGGCCCCGCGTACAAGGAAGTGCTGGCAGGCACCTACAAGGCGAACTAGGAACGGCACTCCCGCGCAATGGCCGAGCAAGCGATGCGCCTTCCCGGTACTGTCGGCACCGGGGTCCATTGGCGCATCCATCTGGGTGCCTTGGGCTTGGCGCTGATCATGCTGCCATGGTCCGAGTTCCTGCTCAGCCTTTCGCAGATCATCCTGGGGGTGAACTGGCTGTGGGAAGGCATCGCCACACGTGATCTGGGCGGACGTTTCAAGCGCGGCTTCACCACGAAGGAGAGCGCGGTATTTCTTTCTTTTTTCGGGTTGAACCTATTGGGCCTGTTGTGGACCACCGACCTGAAGTGGGGTCTGGACCTCTGCCGGATCCTGCTGCCGGTGTTCATATTCGGATCGGTGCTGTCCACCGCACCGAAATTGAGCGCACGCCAATTACGCGACCTGCTGCTGTTGGGCGCATGGAGCGCCACGGCCAGCACGATCGCCTGCTTGGCGATGCGCCATGGTGTATTGGCACAGGGCAACTACAGGGAACTCTCTCCCTTCATCAGTCACATCCGCCTGTCGCTGATGCTCTGCTTCAGCATCGCCGTGTTCGTGTATTACTGGCCGCGCACATGGCTGCTGCGGTCGGCACATGTGGCCGCGATCCTCTTGTGTCTCTGGTTCATGGACCAGCTCAGCAGCTTGATCGCCCTGCCTGTGCTAGCTGTGTTGAGCCTCTACTTCCTTTGGCAACTGGTCAGGCAGAGAAGCACTACATGGCGCATCGCAGCGGTGGTTGTCTTTATTGCCGGGGCAGCGGGAAGCACGCTCTACCTGCGCTCCTGCGTGCAGGACTATTGGCATACCGACCCCACGCAGCTCGACCACTTGGACAATGCCAGCGCAGGCGGAGAGGTGTACTACCACGACCTGCGCGACCCCCAGCGCGAGAACGGCCATTATGTGTGGATCAACGTGGCGGACAAGGAAATGAAGCGGACATGGGACCGGCGCAGCGACATTAAATTCCTAGGGAAGGACAAGCTTGGCCAGCCCTTGCGCTCCACCTTGGTGCGCTACCTCGCGAGTATGGGTATGCGCAAGGATTCCACCGGCATCCAGGCCCTGTCACCGACCGATGTGGAGCGGATCGAGAACGGCATGACCAGCGTGGATGAAGGTCGGCAAGGCGCCATGCGCGCACGCATCGAGCAGGTGCTGTACGAGCTGGACACTTATCGAGCGTCCGGGGATCCCAACGGGCATTCGGTCACCATGCGCATGGAGTTCCAGCGTGTCGGGCTGGGGATCGCCAAGGAACACTGGTTGACCGGTGCGGGTACCGGCGATACGCAACTGGCCTTCGATGCCGCATATGCTGCCGAGCAAAGCCCCTTGGCGGGGAAGTGGCGGTTGCGCGCGCACAACCAATACCTCACCCTTCTGATCAGCTTCGGCGTGTTCGGTCTGTTGTGGAGCCTCTTCTCCTGGTGGTGGCCCGCATGGCGGCTGAACGCTTTCCGGCACCCCTTGTTCATCGCCTGGGGGATCATTTTCCTGCTGTCCTGCTTTAGCGAGGACACGCTCGAAACGCAGATGGGCGCCACCTTCTTCGCGCTGTACTACGCGCTGTTCGTCTTTGCCGCACCGCCTATACCATGCGGAACTAGAAATACGTCCGAAGATGCGAAGCTATTTTTTGATCAGGCGCCCCGCAATGCTGCGGGGCAATAAATCGTTGCATAGCCATAGCTACGGAACTATTTCTTGAAGAAGCTTGGGCGGAAAAGAGCGAGCAGGTTGGGCGTATTTCTAGTTCCACGTGGTATTATTTCGGTAGAAGGTCCAGCACCCGTTCCGGTGGGATCCGTGTGATACAATCGCACACCTCGCCTTTCACGCATCGCGGGCAATCAGGGTCCTGGACCAGCACATGCGCATCCTTGCCCAACGGCGCCCAACGGCCCGGATGGA
Coding sequences:
- a CDS encoding ribonuclease P protein component; the protein is MPQRPTFRKHERLTGRDRLKLVATTGKVVKVHPFRLVGLLMPLDTIAPAQVAFAIPKRHVKLAVDRNRQRRLMREAYRLNKQTWYEQLTAKNSQCAWLLIFQGSSPLPWEETREKITRIFDRWTQEHVGADP
- the yidD gene encoding membrane protein insertion efficiency factor YidD, whose translation is MSALIRKLFIALIRLYQGMISPLLPGSCRYTPTCSDYGVQALRKHGPWRGGLLTLKRFLSCNPWGGHGHDPVP
- a CDS encoding S41 family peptidase; amino-acid sequence: MKNPFNSWKKPAIILAVAAGGAFTIAAGDNYFEVGKNLEIFNELYKNINIYYVDDVNPGELIDTGIDAMLESLDPYTQYIAESDMEDYRIMTTGQYGGIGAMIRKKDDGVMVSEPYEGYPAMTNGIKAGDLILKVDGRDTKGMDTEDVSKLLKGQAGTKVNIVTSRDGQAPEDHALTREEIKIPDVPYSGFIDQGNKVGYIKLNSFTQTAGQEVRKAFTELKEQGAQKMVLDLRGNGGGLLREAINIVNIWVPKGLTVVETKGKISEWDKTYKTLSEPLDKEMPLVVLVDTGSASASEIVTGALQDLDRAVIVGHRTYGKGLVQQTRDLFYNSKLKVTVAKYYIPSGRCIQKVDYAHHDKEGKAVIKADSTILAFKTADGRPVYDGRGIAPDIAVDLPPLPKIVGGLYQADLFFDFANQYQWTHDSIPPPERFTITEDIYQQFLTFVKDKKFEYHTESLDDLDKLVANAKKERYYEHSKDAIDALRTRLDPDRAEELERFRPEIEEVLKSELVGRYYYQTGRAKAMLGSDPAVKEALTVINGPAYKEVLAGTYKAN
- a CDS encoding O-antigen ligase family protein — encoded protein: MAEQAMRLPGTVGTGVHWRIHLGALGLALIMLPWSEFLLSLSQIILGVNWLWEGIATRDLGGRFKRGFTTKESAVFLSFFGLNLLGLLWTTDLKWGLDLCRILLPVFIFGSVLSTAPKLSARQLRDLLLLGAWSATASTIACLAMRHGVLAQGNYRELSPFISHIRLSLMLCFSIAVFVYYWPRTWLLRSAHVAAILLCLWFMDQLSSLIALPVLAVLSLYFLWQLVRQRSTTWRIAAVVVFIAGAAGSTLYLRSCVQDYWHTDPTQLDHLDNASAGGEVYYHDLRDPQRENGHYVWINVADKEMKRTWDRRSDIKFLGKDKLGQPLRSTLVRYLASMGMRKDSTGIQALSPTDVERIENGMTSVDEGRQGAMRARIEQVLYELDTYRASGDPNGHSVTMRMEFQRVGLGIAKEHWLTGAGTGDTQLAFDAAYAAEQSPLAGKWRLRAHNQYLTLLISFGVFGLLWSLFSWWWPAWRLNAFRHPLFIAWGIIFLLSCFSEDTLETQMGATFFALYYALFVFAAPPIPCGTRNTSEDAKLFFDQAPRNAAGQ